One genomic region from Sphingobacterium multivorum encodes:
- a CDS encoding YihY/virulence factor BrkB family protein: MKHVKLRDLFTLAYWKSIWHVLVDAFNGFNDDKCMKKSASLAYYTVFSIGPLLMIVIWCIGFFYGEHLQSGSSAQDQVLEEVMVLFGQDVTMQIQSYLQKITFENKSNMGITIGIVTLILSSTTLFVDIQDSINNIWKVKPKPKKGWLKLIINRLISFSIVIALGFLLIASLMINGVIVAVTNLVMTYFPFIPIALISWVNTGITFSVIVILFGFIFSFLPDAKVKFRDMLGGAIFTGSLFMLGRYGISIYLNLSSTASFYGAAGSIIVMLLWIYYSAAILYFGAEFTKFYAIKFGAGIVPSTFAVAVEQTEKVKKTGSDAEAHVGDTIQVLKQ; the protein is encoded by the coding sequence ATGAAGCACGTTAAACTACGAGATTTATTTACACTCGCTTACTGGAAAAGTATTTGGCATGTCCTAGTTGATGCCTTTAACGGATTCAATGATGACAAATGTATGAAGAAGAGCGCTTCATTGGCTTATTATACCGTCTTCTCTATCGGTCCACTTCTTATGATTGTGATCTGGTGTATCGGATTCTTCTATGGAGAACATCTTCAAAGTGGATCTTCGGCGCAGGATCAGGTATTGGAGGAAGTCATGGTTCTTTTTGGACAGGATGTGACTATGCAGATCCAGTCTTATCTTCAAAAGATAACTTTCGAGAATAAATCCAATATGGGGATCACGATAGGTATCGTTACATTGATCCTGTCTTCCACAACCTTATTCGTTGATATACAAGATTCAATAAACAATATCTGGAAAGTAAAACCTAAACCAAAAAAGGGATGGCTAAAATTAATCATCAACAGGTTGATCTCTTTTTCCATCGTGATCGCCTTGGGCTTTTTACTTATTGCCTCGCTCATGATTAACGGAGTTATCGTTGCCGTAACCAATTTAGTCATGACCTATTTCCCTTTCATTCCGATTGCACTAATTTCATGGGTCAATACAGGTATCACATTTTCGGTTATTGTCATTTTATTTGGCTTTATCTTTTCCTTTCTTCCCGATGCCAAAGTAAAATTCAGAGACATGCTTGGCGGAGCCATTTTTACGGGTTCACTTTTCATGTTAGGCAGGTACGGCATTTCAATTTATCTGAACCTTTCCTCCACAGCAAGTTTCTACGGCGCTGCGGGCTCTATTATAGTCATGTTGTTATGGATCTACTATTCGGCTGCAATATTGTATTTTGGGGCAGAATTCACCAAGTTTTATGCCATTAAATTTGGTGCAGGCATTGTACCTTCCACATTTGCGGTAGCGGTTGAACAGACGGAAAAAGTTAAAAAAACAGGAAGCGACGCCGAAGCACATGTTGGAGACACCATTCAGGTCTTAAAACAATAA
- a CDS encoding AMP-dependent synthetase/ligase — protein sequence MGRIFDFITLYKEKYAKDIMVAGRDGSGQWRTYSTKEYTDAIDTLSRALLKLGLKKGDRVGIMSGNRPEWNLVDFACNQIGLATVPLYPTLSAQDLSFIVNDSDVNVLFVSNSELTNRIEQAIREHGIHPQLYTFDAIEDYTQLKTFIETAKDDSTDLAPLRDAVTEDDLLTLIYTSGTTGRPKGVYLSHKNVYSNVLACNHLIRSDFKTALSFLPLCHIFERMVVYMYYSKGIQIYFSETLDNVVADINDVKPDVFTTVPRVLEKVYDKIIEKGKALMGLKKKIFFWAVDLGLKFQEPEHNGPFYNIKLAIARKLIFSKWQEALGGNIKIIVSGGAALQERLARVFWAAGLKVLEGYGLTETSPVIAVNSYLPHGLKFGTVGKPLKNLEVKIASDGEILVKGPSITTGYYKNEEATKEAFDDHGFFKTGDIGEITSDGFLKITDRKKEMFKTAGGKYIAPQSIENKLMESTLIGQVMVFGENRKFPGALIVPAFDVLSKWANQKGISSGSNEEIIKNPEVIQKYQEEINRLSTNFGHWEIVKKFILLPKEWTINDGQLTPKLSLKRKIILKENEAVIDKLYQEQNQE from the coding sequence ATGGGCAGAATTTTTGACTTTATAACCTTATATAAAGAAAAATACGCAAAGGACATCATGGTGGCAGGGCGAGATGGAAGTGGCCAGTGGAGGACGTATTCGACCAAAGAGTACACCGACGCGATTGACACCTTAAGCAGGGCGTTACTGAAACTAGGTCTCAAAAAAGGTGATCGGGTCGGAATCATGTCCGGCAACCGCCCCGAATGGAATTTAGTTGATTTTGCCTGCAATCAAATCGGTCTCGCAACTGTTCCCCTCTATCCCACTTTATCCGCACAGGACCTTTCGTTTATCGTCAATGACTCGGATGTCAATGTACTCTTTGTCAGCAATAGCGAATTGACAAACCGTATTGAACAAGCGATCAGGGAGCACGGTATACACCCACAACTGTATACATTTGATGCCATTGAAGATTATACCCAGCTAAAAACATTCATCGAAACAGCAAAAGATGACTCAACTGATCTAGCTCCGCTTCGTGATGCAGTCACAGAAGACGATCTGTTAACTTTAATCTACACCTCGGGTACAACAGGACGTCCCAAAGGCGTCTATCTCTCGCACAAAAACGTGTATAGCAACGTCTTGGCCTGCAACCACCTGATCCGGTCAGATTTCAAAACAGCACTAAGCTTTCTTCCTTTATGCCATATTTTTGAACGCATGGTGGTGTATATGTACTATTCGAAAGGAATCCAGATCTATTTTTCGGAAACCTTAGACAATGTTGTCGCCGACATCAACGATGTCAAACCCGATGTGTTTACCACCGTACCCCGAGTCCTGGAAAAAGTATACGATAAGATTATTGAAAAAGGGAAAGCCTTAATGGGATTAAAAAAGAAAATTTTCTTCTGGGCTGTTGATCTAGGGTTAAAATTTCAGGAACCTGAACATAATGGCCCTTTTTACAATATCAAACTTGCGATCGCTAGAAAACTCATATTTTCCAAATGGCAAGAAGCTCTTGGCGGAAATATTAAAATTATCGTGTCAGGTGGTGCAGCTCTTCAAGAGCGACTCGCACGTGTATTCTGGGCTGCTGGACTTAAAGTACTTGAGGGATATGGGCTGACTGAAACATCTCCTGTTATTGCCGTAAACTCCTATCTACCGCATGGATTGAAATTTGGGACGGTGGGCAAACCACTGAAAAATTTGGAAGTTAAAATTGCTTCAGATGGTGAAATCCTTGTGAAAGGTCCCAGCATCACGACAGGTTATTATAAAAATGAAGAAGCCACGAAAGAAGCTTTTGACGATCATGGTTTTTTCAAGACAGGCGATATTGGAGAAATTACATCCGATGGTTTCCTTAAAATAACCGATCGAAAAAAGGAAATGTTTAAGACAGCAGGTGGTAAATATATCGCGCCCCAATCCATTGAAAACAAACTCATGGAATCTACCTTAATCGGACAAGTCATGGTTTTCGGAGAAAATAGAAAATTTCCTGGAGCGTTGATTGTTCCTGCATTCGATGTGCTGTCCAAATGGGCAAACCAAAAAGGTATTTCCAGCGGTTCAAACGAAGAAATCATCAAAAATCCGGAAGTAATCCAAAAATATCAAGAAGAAATTAACCGATTATCTACTAATTTTGGACATTGGGAAATTGTCAAGAAATTTATTCTTCTTCCAAAGGAATGGACAATAAACGACGGTCAATTGACGCCAAAATTGAGTTTAAAACGAAAAATTATTTTAAAAGAGAACGAAGCTGTAATCGATAAATTGTATCAGGAACAAAACCAAGAGTAA
- a CDS encoding M61 family metallopeptidase, whose amino-acid sequence MDSDHFNIPEIHFEVSFSEVQAHYIEVKMSIAKLNQPYVDLKMPVWSPGSYLIREYAKNVERFRSFDKTGNTVAHQKISKNTWRIPTESLDQIEVIYAVYGFEVSVRTNFFDSDHAFIVPTATFFHIDGRIDNPSTVSIALKDSWASISTGLEQIEEHKFYAPNFDVLYDTPIEAGNQDVWKFQAAGVEHECAMVGGGSYDKERLTKDITRIVEEETRIWGSNPNERYVIITHNYQAGGGGLEHLNSTVLGASRNAYLNETSYKNYLSLVAHEYFHLWNVKRLRPKALGPFNYDGENYTTGLWIMEGFTSYYDNLIIKRCGFYDEKEYLALLANDFNIVLNRPGHAIQSAAASSFDTWIKYYRPDENSMNSGISYYNKGAMLTALLDIKIIAATEGRLKLDDVIREAYEEFYLKLDRGFEENELRSLAERIAGTSLDDIFNAAHQDGELDYNDYFNLVGYEIVDTNIDNNTLTLGITTNKVDGLISVATVEKGSGAYDSGLNVKDELIAINNNRLDVKDKEIDFIVQHAKEGETLNFLVARDGLVREIPVQIRKSNKKIYEIRPLKEQTFLQELLGKIWMA is encoded by the coding sequence ATGGACAGTGACCATTTCAATATACCCGAAATACATTTTGAGGTATCATTTTCAGAAGTACAAGCTCATTATATTGAAGTAAAAATGAGCATCGCAAAGCTCAACCAGCCTTATGTCGATCTAAAAATGCCGGTCTGGTCCCCTGGATCTTATTTAATTCGTGAATATGCTAAAAACGTAGAACGATTCCGATCATTTGACAAAACAGGCAATACAGTTGCCCACCAGAAAATTTCAAAGAACACCTGGCGGATACCCACAGAATCTTTGGATCAAATCGAAGTAATATACGCTGTATACGGTTTTGAAGTTTCTGTGCGTACCAACTTTTTTGATAGTGACCATGCATTTATCGTCCCTACGGCAACTTTCTTTCATATCGATGGTCGTATAGACAATCCTTCGACAGTCAGCATTGCACTAAAAGATTCTTGGGCAAGTATATCAACTGGGCTCGAACAAATTGAAGAACATAAGTTTTATGCACCAAATTTTGACGTATTATACGATACGCCCATCGAAGCCGGTAACCAGGATGTCTGGAAATTTCAAGCGGCCGGTGTCGAGCATGAATGCGCCATGGTCGGAGGTGGAAGTTATGATAAAGAACGCCTGACGAAAGATATCACACGTATCGTCGAAGAAGAAACCCGCATCTGGGGTTCGAACCCCAATGAGCGATACGTCATTATTACCCACAATTACCAAGCTGGAGGTGGAGGCCTAGAACATCTCAATTCAACAGTATTGGGAGCGTCGAGGAATGCGTATTTAAATGAGACAAGCTACAAAAACTATTTGAGTCTCGTTGCACATGAATATTTTCACCTGTGGAATGTCAAGCGCTTACGTCCAAAAGCTTTAGGACCGTTTAATTACGATGGCGAGAACTATACCACAGGCCTCTGGATCATGGAAGGATTCACTTCGTATTATGATAATTTAATTATTAAACGCTGTGGATTTTATGATGAAAAAGAGTACCTCGCTTTGCTAGCTAACGATTTCAATATTGTATTGAACCGGCCGGGGCATGCGATACAGTCTGCCGCAGCCTCAAGTTTCGATACCTGGATTAAATATTATAGGCCTGATGAAAATTCGATGAATTCAGGAATTTCCTATTACAACAAGGGGGCAATGCTGACAGCATTGTTGGATATTAAAATTATCGCTGCTACAGAAGGTAGACTAAAATTGGATGATGTTATCCGTGAGGCTTATGAGGAGTTCTACCTAAAACTTGATCGCGGATTTGAAGAAAATGAATTGAGAAGCCTTGCTGAACGCATCGCAGGCACATCATTGGACGACATTTTCAATGCTGCCCATCAGGACGGAGAACTGGATTATAACGATTATTTTAATCTCGTTGGTTATGAAATTGTGGATACCAATATTGATAACAACACATTGACACTCGGCATTACGACCAACAAAGTGGACGGGTTAATTTCGGTAGCAACAGTGGAAAAAGGCTCTGGTGCGTATGACTCCGGATTGAATGTAAAAGACGAACTGATTGCAATTAATAATAACAGGCTCGACGTGAAAGACAAGGAAATTGATTTCATTGTTCAACATGCCAAAGAGGGTGAAACATTAAACTTCCTGGTGGCACGAGATGGTTTAGTGCGTGAAATCCCTGTTCAGATCAGAAAGAGCAATAAAAAGATATACGAAATCCGTCCGCTCAAAGAACAAACCTTTCTACAGGAATTGCTGGGTAAAATCTGGATGGCTTAA
- a CDS encoding glutathione peroxidase, whose translation MIIATIMVYMSMLFGNPSFYDFKFTTLEGQEVKMSDFKGKKILIVNTASKCGFTKQYKDLEELHKTFGDKLVIIGFPANNFGQQEPGSNAQIQEFCEQNYGVDFLMAEKVDVKGDQISPLFKYLTAQENPDFKGDIKWNFEKFLIDENGKLVHRFRSATNPLDPAIVNWVENKK comes from the coding sequence ATGATTATTGCAACTATTATGGTGTATATGTCAATGTTATTTGGCAATCCCAGCTTTTATGATTTTAAGTTTACGACACTTGAAGGGCAAGAAGTGAAAATGTCCGATTTCAAGGGAAAGAAAATATTGATCGTGAATACAGCCTCGAAATGTGGTTTTACAAAACAGTACAAAGATCTGGAGGAATTGCATAAAACCTTTGGTGATAAGCTCGTCATTATTGGCTTTCCGGCAAATAATTTTGGACAACAGGAACCTGGTTCAAATGCGCAGATTCAAGAGTTTTGTGAACAAAATTATGGTGTTGATTTTCTAATGGCCGAAAAGGTCGATGTAAAAGGAGATCAAATTTCACCCTTGTTTAAGTATTTGACCGCTCAGGAGAACCCAGATTTTAAAGGTGATATCAAATGGAACTTTGAAAAGTTTTTGATTGATGAGAACGGCAAACTTGTCCATCGTTTCCGTTCCGCGACGAATCCACTGGACCCGGCCATTGTAAACTGGGTGGAAAACAAGAAATAG
- a CDS encoding N-acetylglucosamine kinase, whose protein sequence is MILVVDSGSSKSDWKLELPDSAPISFSTNGLNPFFVNEKEITRVIKEIPEIIPYADEVTELYFFGAGCITPDRREMVSNALTPLFENAYISVENDLFGSALATCGNKKGYVATLGTGSDLSFFDGEELMPSHNGNGYVLGDEGSGAYFGKNLVRLFLYGRMPKDLNEKFANKYRINKEIVIKNVYQKERPNAFLASFAPFMSDNITHPFIIDLVKSGFEEFVQASILTYPDYNKYACHFVGSIAYSFDLILREVCEAHQIQVGTILKSPINELFDAVLERESNSLLSL, encoded by the coding sequence ATGATTTTAGTTGTTGATAGCGGCTCTTCAAAGTCGGACTGGAAGTTGGAGTTGCCAGATAGTGCACCTATCTCATTCAGTACAAATGGACTCAATCCTTTTTTTGTGAATGAAAAGGAAATCACACGCGTTATTAAGGAGATACCCGAAATTATTCCCTATGCCGATGAAGTTACCGAGTTGTATTTTTTTGGTGCGGGATGCATTACGCCCGATCGTCGGGAAATGGTTTCAAATGCATTGACACCCTTGTTCGAAAACGCTTACATTTCTGTTGAGAACGATCTTTTTGGTAGTGCCTTAGCGACCTGTGGTAATAAAAAAGGGTATGTAGCGACATTAGGAACGGGGTCTGATTTGAGTTTTTTTGACGGGGAGGAGCTAATGCCCTCGCATAATGGAAATGGCTATGTATTAGGTGATGAGGGCTCAGGGGCATATTTTGGAAAAAATCTCGTCAGACTTTTCTTATATGGCCGTATGCCGAAAGATCTGAACGAAAAATTTGCGAACAAATACAGAATCAATAAAGAGATTGTCATCAAAAATGTTTATCAAAAAGAACGTCCAAATGCTTTCTTAGCATCTTTTGCGCCGTTCATGTCCGATAATATTACCCATCCTTTTATTATTGATCTGGTAAAGAGTGGATTTGAGGAATTTGTTCAAGCTTCAATTTTGACCTATCCCGACTATAATAAATATGCATGTCACTTTGTGGGGTCTATTGCGTATAGTTTTGATTTAATTTTGCGGGAAGTCTGTGAAGCACATCAGATACAGGTAGGGACCATTTTAAAATCTCCTATCAACGAGCTTTTTGATGCGGTATTGGAAAGAGAAAGTAATTCATTGTTAAGTCTTTAA